One genomic segment of Styela clava chromosome 3, kaStyClav1.hap1.2, whole genome shotgun sequence includes these proteins:
- the LOC120343242 gene encoding uncharacterized protein LOC120343242, whose product MSCSRQTTLSPDSGHIIHIEDFKKGAECTWIFDVEPGNSYAILMNVMFSKRMNCNKASLKIGGTEFCDKENQFCVLNSKDQCNDELLMVPGCQTFKIDGSPVVEYKGKKTSNEEIKMYYNILECENSEPPETSSKNIRRRVPTTQKTKPPTSSSTLKSGIKKDSPFPTIYTTNNQTYYNQTEPAVPNIKGSQKDYHMTDVVLPLILFSILFAVLLVFMLYTKRKQQYNKNRAHTFQMNPALYKSASLPVLGDAILQNQELHDINISRSHNCLNQETPVMIPGILVNGRHDVISDYSRSASFMGINANEEHVTNNLDVKNQLPNTQEQIFLCPSPTLFRAYSNAQDITNEISKDDYELEPHIVRSYSTTSELSAIIAADHPYSYIAHENNAQIPCYASSSNDDSVFQNCATRNHQYATISLKSDNANVTTSTTYDAEKYNGANFNPYSVASDPQAGNNQTRDDIYSVVSK is encoded by the exons ATGAGTTGCTCTCGACAAACAACTTTGAGCCCTGATAGTGGGcatattattcatattgaaGACTTCAAAAAAGGTGCAGAATGTACCTGGATATTCGATGTGGAACCGGGAAATAGTTATGCCATTTTGATGAACGTTATGTTTTCTAAAAGAATGAATTGCAATAAAGCTTCATTAAAGATTGGGG GAACTGAATTTTGTGATAAAGAAAACCAATTCTGTGTCCTAAATTCAAAAGACCAATGCAACGATGAACTACTTATGGTTCCGGGTTGCCAGACTTTTAAGATTGATGGCTCACCTGTGGTGGAATACAAGGGCAAAAAGACATCAAACGAGGAAATTAAAATGTActataatattttagaatgcgaAAATTCAG AACCTCCAGAAACATCAAGTAAAAACATACGACGTCGAGTACCAACAACACAAAAAACAAAACCACCAACAAGTTCATCCACTCTGAAATCTGGAATTAAAAAAGATTCACCATTCCCAACAATATATACAACCAATAATCAAACTTATTATAATCAGACGGAGCCAGCAGTACCTAACATTAAAG GTTCACAGAAAGACTATCACATGACTGATGTGGTTTTGCCACTAATACTCTTTTCTATCCTATTTGCTGTGTTGCTGGTTTTCATGCTTTATACGAA acgCAAGCAGCAATACAACAAAAACAGAGCACATACGTTCCAAATGAATCCTGCTTTGTACAAATCTGCGTCACTTCCGGTTCTTGGAGACGCAATTCTTCAAAATCAAGAATTACATGATATAAACATCAGTCGTTCACATAATTGCTTGAATCAAGAAACGCCGGTAATGATTCCAGGAATATTGGTGAATGGAAGACATGATGTCATTTCAGATTACTCCCGCTCAGCAAGTTTTATGGGAATAAACGCAAATGAAGAGCATGTTACAAACAATTTAGATGTCAAAAATCAACTTCCAAACACTCaggaacaaatttttttatgccCTTCCCCAACTTTATTCCGTGCTTATTCAAACGCACAAGATATTACAAATGAAATATCAAAGGACGATTATGAACTGGAACCACATATCGTTCGGTCTTATTCAACAACTTCAGAACTTTCAGCAATCATTGCCGCTGATCATCCTTATAGCTACATAGCACACGAAAATAACGCACAAATTCCATGTTATGCCAGTAGTAGCAATGATGACTCAGTTTTTCAAAACTGTGCAACTCGGAATCACCAGTATGCAACAATCTCTTTAAAATCGGATAATGCCAATGTGACTACGTCTACAACTTATGATGCTGAGAAATATAATGGCGCTAATTTCAATCCATACTCAGTGGCGAGTGACCCACAAGCAGGTAATAATCAAACAAGAGATGATATTTACTCTGTTGTCTCAAAATAA
- the LOC120343053 gene encoding uncharacterized protein LOC120343053, translating into MIFILLSILQVSKLASGQCFGETKIESEASGIVKSPGHPGSYYNNDECNWIVNNNLEDYAIAIDVLEIQTSYDGIRKTRCSGSLTINEEKLDCFSSKPFCNLYSTSSKCNKITSSISELSHCIPKSMNDEGVKIQLKTKFFFTLTAQKFKLKYRFFNCSDTDTTKTPKETNAGSKFIRPINEETTISSNTTVETNPAANPNIEAIAVPIMLISLIILLLTPFMLWRRRAKQAFSTKSENPYAEAHDFTNGIDNTNANTDPGTYEVWNGNAQTKYGNNLSIVGNENAAANITQNGIYEDIPVVKHDYMGVDTNLFVAETGYTFADKGYVDIDGKYAMATNMANNDYNDNTQYAFADKGYVDIDNKYAMAINDKNAPLENVYEPSNSEHDLMGPDIPTSPNHYEMAEKEYELVGGQYAMADSASNNEYKKTEENTKEYEIAVQGTNDNENPYELPSSE; encoded by the exons atgATATTTATACTTCTAAGCATTTTGCAAG TATCGAAGCTGGCTTCAGGGCAATGTTTTGGAGAGACTAAAATTGAATCAGAAGCTTCGGGCATTGTAAAATCTCCTGGTCATCCTGGAAGCTACTATAACAATGATGAATGCAACTGGATTGTCAATAACAATCTTGAAGACTACGCAATAGCAATAGATGTATTGGAAATACAGACTTCTTATGATGGAATTAGAAAAACGCGTTGCTCTGGTTCACTTACTATAAATGAAG aaaaactgGACTGTTTTTCCAGTAAACCATTTTGTAACCTGTATTCGACTTCatcaaaatgcaacaaaataaCTTCTTCAATATCTGAGTTATCTCACTGCATTCCAAAATCTATGAATGATGAAGGTGTCAAAATACAGTTAAAGACAAAGTTTTTCTTTACTTTAACGgcacaaaaattcaaattgaaatacAGATTTTTCAATTGTTCAG ATACTGACACGACAAAAACGCCCAAAGAAACAAATGCAGGAAGTAAATTTATCAGGCCAATCAACGAGGAAACTACCATCTCCTCCAATACGACTGTTGAAACGAATCCAGCAGCTAACCCCAACATTGAAGCGATCGCTGTGCCAATAATGTTAATAAGTCTAATTATTCTGTTGTTAACTCCATTCATGCTATGGAGACGCAG agcAAAACAAGCTTTTTCTACTAAATCTGAGAATCCCTACGCTGAAGCACACGACTTTACAAACGGAATAGACAACACTAATGCAAATACAGATCCTGGTACTTATGAAGTTTGGAATGGAAATGCTCaaacaaaatatggaaataatcTTTCCATCGTTGGTAATGAGAATGCAGCTGCAAACATCACACAAAACGGGATATATGAAGATATTCCTGTAGTAAAACACGACTACATGGGAGTAGATACAAACTTATTTGTGGCGGAAACAGGTTACACATTTGCGGATAAGGGCTACGTTGATATTGATGGCAAATATGCTATGGCTACTAATATGGCCAACAATGACTATAATGACAACACACAATACGCGTTTGCTGACAAAGGCTACGTAGATATTGACAACAAATATGCAATGGCAATAAATGACAAAAATGCTCCATTGGAAAATGTATATGAACCATCAAATTCAGAACATGATTTAATGGGCCCGGACATTCCTACTTCCCCGAATCATTACGAAATGGCAGAAAAAGAATATGAATTAGTAGGTGGACAATATGCCATGGCCGACAGCGCAtcgaataatgaatataaaaagaCTGAAGAGAATACAAAGGAATATGAAATAGCCGTACAGGGAACAAATGATAACGAGAACCCCTATGAATTGCCAAGTTCAGAATGA